The Pseudomonas leptonychotis genomic sequence CTCGACCAGCACGGCAAGGAACGCAGCCAGCTGCTCACCGGCCTCAGCCTCAGCGCCGACCGCGCCGGCTTGCAAGCACTTGCAGCACAATCCAGTCACGGCGAACTGTTGCTTGAGCGTGGCGATCAGCTCAATGCTCTATTAGAACGCTGCCAGGCAGCCAACCTGCGCAACGGTCGATTAATCCGCTCCAGCCAGGCCTCAGCCAACAGTATGCTCGGCATTCTGCGCGGCAATGACACACCCAGCCTCTATGACAGCCGCGGCAGTGCCGCTAGAATCGGCCACCAGCGCCCGCTCAGCCAGGCCTAAACCTTTAAAAGGCACAGGGGACATACTGTCATATAGCCAGTATGCTAGTGCCATTGCATTTGCTCGGAGAGTTACGGACTGTGTCCAGCCCCTTTAGCCAGGA encodes the following:
- a CDS encoding flagella synthesis protein FlgN, which translates into the protein MHDTALLELFSNDIGTAEKLLELIDTEFKALSDRDLPHLQSILTEKLPLLAQLDQHGKERSQLLTGLSLSADRAGLQALAAQSSHGELLLERGDQLNALLERCQAANLRNGRLIRSSQASANSMLGILRGNDTPSLYDSRGSAARIGHQRPLSQA